In the genome of Actinomycetota bacterium, one region contains:
- a CDS encoding MarR family winged helix-turn-helix transcriptional regulator — protein sequence METPSTPATGTDPPTPSRRPHDRLTWLFHHAIGANEAALRDIFRDLDITMAQFLALTDVARLGEVPPAHLACASGISRQSMHASLRRMQRAGLVRLHPAYDGRGANVVAITKRGEAVRKRAEEQILWFERLIAARLGDPRRDELAHLLRAYVRTIEQLWNRPSVAAWQWDD from the coding sequence ATGGAAACCCCTAGCACCCCTGCCACCGGGACCGACCCTCCGACCCCGAGCCGCCGCCCCCACGATCGGCTCACGTGGCTGTTCCATCACGCGATCGGGGCGAACGAGGCGGCCCTTCGGGACATCTTCAGGGATCTGGACATCACGATGGCCCAGTTCCTCGCGCTCACCGACGTGGCCCGCCTCGGCGAGGTGCCGCCCGCCCACCTCGCCTGCGCCTCCGGCATCAGCCGCCAATCGATGCACGCATCACTCCGGCGCATGCAACGTGCCGGCCTCGTGCGACTCCACCCCGCCTACGACGGCCGTGGCGCGAACGTCGTGGCCATCACCAAGCGAGGAGAGGCGGTGCGCAAGCGCGCCGAGGAGCAGATCCTCTGGTTCGAGCGGTTGATCGCCGCACGCCTCGGCGATCCCCGGCGTGACGAACTCGCGCACCTGCTCCGCGCGTACGTGCGGACGATCGAGCAGCTGTGGAACAGGCCGTCGGTCGCGGCCTGGCAGTGGGACGACTGA
- a CDS encoding inositol monophosphatase family protein, protein MSRVSSDLRALRSLAERAARRGGEVVRSGAGERAAEDKGAGDYVTEVDRASERAILDLLAAETPDVQVLAEEDGGRAGGVDEDRYWVVDPLDGTTNFVHGLPLVGVSVALVDEGRPLVGAIHAPFLEETWVAARGEGAFGLREGAREEPVRLRVSTRPPNRAVVGTGFPFRRKDLLPEYLQVFRWALTRFEDLRRPGAAALDLAWVAAGVFDGFFELALSTWDVAAGGLLIEEAGGVVTDWNGGGDWLAGNIVAGPPAVHEELMELTRAE, encoded by the coding sequence GTGTCCCGCGTCTCCTCGGATCTGCGCGCCCTCCGCTCCCTCGCCGAGCGTGCCGCCCGGCGCGGCGGAGAGGTGGTCCGTAGCGGAGCCGGCGAGCGCGCCGCCGAGGACAAGGGTGCCGGGGACTACGTGACCGAGGTCGACCGGGCCTCCGAGCGGGCGATCCTCGATCTGCTCGCGGCCGAGACCCCCGACGTGCAGGTGCTCGCCGAGGAGGACGGTGGGCGGGCGGGAGGAGTGGACGAGGATCGCTACTGGGTGGTCGATCCCCTCGACGGAACGACGAACTTCGTCCACGGCTTGCCCTTGGTCGGGGTGTCGGTCGCGCTCGTGGACGAGGGACGCCCCCTCGTCGGAGCGATCCACGCGCCGTTCCTCGAGGAGACCTGGGTTGCGGCACGCGGCGAAGGAGCGTTCGGGCTCCGGGAGGGTGCCCGTGAGGAACCGGTTCGTCTGCGCGTGTCGACGCGGCCCCCGAACCGAGCCGTCGTGGGAACGGGGTTCCCGTTCCGTCGGAAGGACCTGCTGCCCGAGTACCTGCAGGTGTTCCGCTGGGCGCTGACTCGGTTCGAGGATCTACGACGCCCCGGCGCCGCTGCGCTGGATCTCGCGTGGGTGGCCGCGGGCGTGTTCGACGGGTTCTTCGAGTTGGCGCTGTCGACGTGGGACGTGGCCGCGGGCGGTCTGCTGATCGAGGAGGCCGGTGGCGTGGTGACCGATTGGAACGGCGGTGGCGACTGGCTGGCCGGGAACATCGTCGCCGGTCCGCCCGCCGTGCACGAAGAGCTGATGGAGCTCACCCGGGCCGAGTGA
- a CDS encoding CAP domain-containing protein, which produces MRGPTSSPRSHRALIAVAIACLVVLSGPVGTSGASPETDLRRLINMDRKQRDLRPLKGARKADRLAEQHSRRMARSEQISPSRNLPRKLENRGYRFRSWAENVGCHRSVRRFHRATMRRRSSRKNVLGPRFRRVGIGVARTPADPDVCNGATVWVTEIFFG; this is translated from the coding sequence ATGCGTGGCCCGACGAGCTCTCCCAGATCGCACCGAGCGCTGATCGCCGTCGCGATCGCGTGCCTGGTCGTGTTGTCGGGACCCGTGGGCACCTCGGGGGCGAGTCCGGAGACCGATCTTCGACGGCTGATCAACATGGATCGGAAACAGCGCGACCTGCGGCCCCTGAAGGGCGCCCGGAAGGCCGACCGGCTCGCGGAGCAGCACAGCCGCCGGATGGCACGGTCAGAGCAGATTTCTCCTTCGCGCAACCTTCCGAGGAAGCTGGAGAATCGCGGGTACCGGTTCCGGTCGTGGGCCGAGAACGTGGGGTGCCACCGCTCGGTGCGACGGTTCCACCGCGCGACGATGCGCCGCCGGTCCTCGCGGAAGAACGTCCTCGGCCCGCGGTTCCGCCGGGTCGGGATCGGGGTCGCCCGCACCCCCGCGGATCCCGACGTGTGCAACGGCGCCACCGTCTGGGTCACCGAGATCTTCTTCGGCTGA
- the rpsL gene encoding 30S ribosomal protein S12 yields the protein MPTIQQLVRSGRQRPRKKSKAPALKNSPQRRGVCTRVYTATPKKPNSALRKVARVRLNSGIEVTAYIPGEGHNLQEHSIVLVRGGRVKDMPGVRYKIVRGTLDTAGVRERKQARSRYGAKRGGE from the coding sequence ATGCCTACGATCCAACAGCTGGTTCGCAGCGGCCGCCAACGGCCGCGCAAGAAGAGCAAGGCCCCCGCGCTGAAGAACTCGCCGCAGCGGCGGGGCGTCTGTACGCGCGTGTACACGGCGACCCCGAAGAAACCGAACTCCGCGCTGCGGAAGGTCGCGCGCGTTCGGCTCAACAGCGGCATCGAGGTAACCGCGTACATCCCCGGCGAGGGCCACAACCTCCAGGAGCACTCGATCGTCCTCGTCCGCGGCGGCCGCGTGAAGGACATGCCGGGCGTTCGCTACAAGATCGTCCGTGGCACCCTCGATACCGCAGGGGTCCGCGAACGTAAGCAGGCTCGTTCGCGTTACGGCGCGAAGCGAGGGGGCGAATAA
- the rpsG gene encoding 30S ribosomal protein S7, with protein sequence MPRRGPAFRRETAPDPVYQNPLVTQLINKVLLAGKKNTAERIVYKALEQISERTANDPVITLKKAVENVRPMLEVRSRRVGGANYQVPVEVRPSRGNTLALRWLVNFARARRENSMSDRLVAEIMDASTGQGGSVKRREDMHKMAEANKAFAHYRW encoded by the coding sequence ATGCCTCGCCGTGGCCCTGCGTTCCGTCGTGAGACCGCTCCCGACCCGGTCTACCAGAACCCGCTGGTCACCCAGTTGATCAACAAGGTCCTGCTCGCCGGCAAAAAGAACACCGCCGAGCGGATCGTCTACAAGGCCCTCGAACAGATCAGCGAGCGCACCGCGAACGACCCGGTGATCACGCTGAAGAAGGCCGTCGAGAACGTCCGCCCGATGCTCGAGGTGCGCTCTCGGCGCGTCGGTGGTGCCAACTACCAGGTGCCCGTCGAGGTACGTCCGAGTCGTGGGAACACGCTCGCGCTGCGCTGGCTCGTGAACTTCGCGCGCGCCCGCCGCGAGAACTCGATGTCCGACCGGCTGGTCGCCGAGATCATGGACGCATCGACCGGGCAGGGCGGGTCGGTCAAACGCCGTGAAGACATGCACAAGATGGCCGAGGCGAACAAGGCGTTCGCGCATTACCGGTGGTGA